The genomic stretch ACAACAGTAATAATCTGGATTCACGTTTCTGTCTGCCTCATGAATGCAAGTTCAATACTGACTCTACTTCAGGAGCTAGTTTGGTTTTCACTAACTCCTaagaaaaatatcaaactttTTAGTTGCTAAATGCTGCACTGtattgcatgcacacacaattgCATGGTATTGTGAGTATGTTGAGTGCAGCACAGGGTTCAGCTGTCTCTGGGGCAAATTTAGataagtgtaaaaatgtggGCTTTATCCAAAACTTGATTGTAAACTTCAGTCATGAAAACATTATTGGATGTTTCCTCAAACAATGTTGGTAAAATACTTACATATAAACCAGTATTACAGATGGTCAATGTTATGCTTCAATCTAGAGATAAAATGTCAAAGCGTTACTATGGAGAAGGATGCATGCGTATATGCATCAGGCCTTTGGACCAGCTGCTGTCCACCTGACACTGGCTCCACTCCACACTGATGACATCTGAATACTCAGTAGACATTAAGCCACATTGTGTACTCTGCCAAAGCAATCAAAATGACAATAGTTAATATTTTAATGAGTAAAGGTTAGATAACAGCATTATCACTGTAATCAATGTCATTATTACCTAACCAGAGGGCTCTGGGGGGCTCTGTATTATCCCCTGTGTGCAGTGGTCAAGCTCCAGCAGTCATTTATTACCTGAAGTTGTCGGCTAGTGCAAACAGTTGCTAAGGTAATAACAAAGTTTTATTGCTCTTCCTATTACGTTAATGTTGTCGCATAATCTCTTTGTGCTTCCTGTTTGCTAGAAAGCTCTTTCTCATTCACATGATATGGGACAAAAGCTCAGAGCAGGCAGATGTGGTCATTGTGAGTTTTTTATGACACAAAGCAGAGCTGTTTCCTTGGTGAATAACAGTTCTGCACAACATCAGCTGCAGAATAGCTCACCATGCAGagcaaatatattattatcagTTTTATATCAGGTAATGTGGATGATTAAACACGCACACTCAGGTGTATTTGCACAACTCCGTGCTACCTCAAACCATGTTTACATTTGATGTTTAATCTAAGTTTGTGAGATACTTAAAATACCAACTGTATGGTGTCATAATAACCGTGAagtttattagggcccgagcaggcaacgacctgcgacctgcctagagtttttttttgcaaattcgcATAATGTCGCTAACCTAATTTTTCAAACtactcctaggcaatttcatcgtttcgcaccaaactttgcacacagcatctatggaccctcataacaagaaattattaaaattattttgataacccaaagaatactctagttaataaataacaacttcctgcagattTCGTtcaaaacaggaagtgttgcatatctccacattggtgtgtctgaatgacatgagactcaggttactacttccccatgagcccctgaggctcgctgcaaaatttttgccgatgaccactaggtggcgctctttaaattgaagtattttatatctccaaatcggttggtcggattaacaccaaactttgtaaacttattgtcaatgccctcctgaggataacccttgaaggttttattgatcggcccctaggtggcgctgtgGTGCCAGTCTAATTTCAGATTTGGCACCATGGCCACACCATAACACCATAGCacgtactgcgagggcccgttcagtacttcttgcagtcctagttaatgCTACTTTTTGTATGCAAGCATGTGACTCTGCACAGTAACTAATTTCATACCCCAAAGATCAGAATAATATTTAAACcatgatttctttttcttcaaaaaggACACACTTtagcattttctttttccaaataatttagtttatttgctgggatgtaaaaaaaacagtaatataaatatgatataaattAGATTGCACATTTTCCACCTATGCTGGGTCAAAATGCAACAAATATATTGCaggcaaataaatacaaaatcagTACCAAGTAGCTTACATGCCTTTTCACAAACAGTGTTAAGACTTTGACAGAAAGACATTACACATCACAACCAAAAAAGTTTGCCAAATGGCAAAGAAAAGTGCTAATCTTCTTCCCTCCTGTTTGATTGTCACTCAGTCTGTTACTTATACTTTCACTTGACAATCAGTGTCCAAACTTCGTCTGTGTTCACACAACAGTCCACTTAAGGCATCAACCTTAAATTTTCCTccattttccttttctcttcagTGTTCTGCTTCTGCAGATCATGCCCATCCACTGCTGCTGACGATTTCTGTGTCGGCACCACGTTCATCTTCATGATGCAGCACCTAACGCCATGCTTCTCTTGCCTTCTCAACCTTTAAGGCAAACAGTTAAGAATCCTTCACTGGCCCACGAAGGGTGTTCACGCCTTCTTCTCCTGCCGGGGCTGCTTGGTGGAGCTTGGTTTGGCTTGGCATACTAGATCCTTGTAAGCTGGAGAGCGGAGGAAGCGAGGGTAGCAGTCTTTGGCCATGAGCATGTAGATCTTGTGCTGAGCAGAGTCGAAGCAAGAATTTGACGGCACCAGCATGTTGGCTCTGGTGATGTCACGGGTTTCGTGGTCGATGTTAACctagaaaagagacaaaaagagggAACCTGATTAGTTTTTGTTGTCCATTGTAGTTTAACTTTTCTGTTTAAGATTGAAATCTTTTCTTGATCATGGTGTTTCCTTACCTCTCGGGGTGCATCGCTGCCGATGAATTCATCATAGATCTTCTGGGCTTTGGCTGGTAGTTTGGCAAGAGACTTGGTATTCCTGTAATCTTCACAGGCAAAGTAGAACGCAATGTTCTCCTCACTGAACTCAGACATCAGGAAGGCTGTGAAGGCACAAAGTCCATCTgaggaaaaagaggaaattTGATTAGTTATGACACATAATAGTCCTGCAGGGGCTGAAGATCTGCAGTATGCATTTACTGGCATTTGCaagtagctttttgtgtgcaaatgtgtaaaaggaaaaaaaaaaagaaagaagatatTTACTTACATTTGCTGGACAGGAGCTTTTCAAAGGACTCTTTCCACCTAATGCATTCCTCCAGAGTTGGCCTGAAAGTACAAGAGGCAACATTAGATTCAACCCAGACTTTAAAAGCAAGCAGTGGCAATCAACGTAAAATTAATTGGTTGTTTAACATATGTCAAATACTTACTTATTTTGTCCCATTTTGCAGCAGGATAGATTCCAGTTGGTTTTTTGCAAAATGCTTCCCAGCCTTGCTTTCAGCTCCTTGGCCCTGtgaggaaaagaaaacaggttAGATACATTTATCACAAGACCTTGATTGCACACTGACAACCCCTAGCTGTGCAGTAAACTTCTGCACAGCATGAAGTATTAAGTCTAAATTTAGCATAACCCAAAACCAACACTTTTTGCTCCTCAAATATACagatttacaaagaaaaaacagcacATCTGTCGTCCATATCTATCCAAATCCCAAAACATCAGCCATGTGAGTGTTTGCATGCAGCTTCATCTACCTTTCCAGGCAGCAGGTTGGCAGCGATGCTAGTCCTTTACAcattgtgcagcagcagcaggttggaGCTGGTCGGGGTGGTGTCTCGGTCGGATGGCAGATATCCGTTTAGTAAAGCTCAGTAGGGAGCGAGTTGTCTGAATGTCTGAACGGGCAGAGGAGCAGAGGCTTTATAGTCCTACCCCCCCCGCCTCTGACATGTCAGCATCACTCTCAGCCTatcacagagaggcagagagaaagcaagaggggaaaaaaagagagagagagaaagagagagagaggagacgatGAGAGGAGGATATGCAAGGACGaggctgggaaattacagtgaaatgaTGGAAGCCACTGATATTCTAAAGTACGTTATGCTTTTCTTGCATGTCCCACAAAACACACTTCAGGGGAATCTTCCAAAACAACCTATTTACACACATGAGTATGAAACATTTATATAACCACCTCCCCATATGCATATGTGAACATACAGTTGTGTAGCCTGCTTTAATATATTTTGctccttattgttgtatagatttatgatgatcttaaactctaagctatatttatacagggtttattttttatttattttttctcagggtaaatgtatattgtaattgtttgtaattttattctattttgtagatgggTTGATTGTacattggatttttatagtattgtgattttgtacatgtatgtagttgtaaaagcccagctagggacaggagttgaaaattagctgaagctatatctctatatgcagcacattggatgcatgtcctgtatctatgttaactgcattgtccctatcaaaaaaaaaaaaaaaattaaaatgaaataaaataaaataaaataaaataaaatgaaatgaaatgaaatgaaatgaaatgaaatgaaatgaaatgaaataaaataacataaaataaatataaacacatttttcaatcaATCAGATATAACCTAACAAGCTGATCTGCAAACAACATCCTGTGTTGTTAATTTGTTTCTCGACAGCTCCTTTGCTCCTTCGTTCCTGGCTCATGGTCCTGGATTACTCAGAGAAGACATAATTGAAGAAATAGGCGGGTTGATAAAGAGCTGAGATGTAAACACCTGATAACAAGGCGTTCAATCCCACGGATGATGGGAAGGAAACGTAGTATTGACTCTGTTTGATTATATTACTGTAAGCAAGTTGAATGTACGGTCAACTGCTCGACACAATAAAGCTGAAGCTGACTGTCTCCCATCTGGCAAGCTGCAGGTTGCTTATCTAGGATTTGTTCATCATATAACTCAGATTAAAGTGGCGTTAGAGACGTTGCCACCTTTCAGTCACGCAAACCTTTGCTTATCTAACACATTACTTGAAGTGTTTTACAGTGGCctgttgacacattttaaaaatagagaGGAGATTAAAGCACTAAAAATCATTTATAATTATATCTGTTTTCGGGAATTTGC from Centropristis striata isolate RG_2023a ecotype Rhode Island chromosome 9, C.striata_1.0, whole genome shotgun sequence encodes the following:
- the LOC131977937 gene encoding regulator of G-protein signaling 5-like; the protein is MCKGLASLPTCCLERAKELKARLGSILQKTNWNLSCCKMGQNKPTLEECIRWKESFEKLLSSKYGLCAFTAFLMSEFSEENIAFYFACEDYRNTKSLAKLPAKAQKIYDEFIGSDAPREVNIDHETRDITRANMLVPSNSCFDSAQHKIYMLMAKDCYPRFLRSPAYKDLVCQAKPSSTKQPRQEKKA